In the Candidatus Syntrophosphaera sp. genome, one interval contains:
- a CDS encoding protein umuC has product MQKIGLTDTDIVALVDCNNFYVSCERVFDPSLEGKPVAVLSNNDGCLVSRSNEVKALKIPMGAPGFKHEALIRKHGGTLLSS; this is encoded by the coding sequence ATGCAGAAGATCGGATTGACGGACACGGACATAGTTGCCCTGGTGGATTGCAACAATTTCTACGTGTCCTGCGAGCGCGTGTTCGATCCTTCGCTGGAGGGCAAGCCGGTGGCCGTGCTATCGAACAACGATGGCTGCCTGGTTTCCCGCTCCAACGAGGTGAAGGCGCTGAAGATCCCCATGGGCGCGCCCGGCTTCAAACATGAGGCGCTGATCCGCAAACACGGCGGCACCCTGCTTTCCTCCAA